In Verrucomicrobiia bacterium, one genomic interval encodes:
- the lptB gene encoding LPS export ABC transporter ATP-binding protein, which produces MQTDPAAAPTSVSSGQILLTTDKLVKEYRGRRVVNGVSIRVDAGEIVGLLGPNGAGKTTTFNMVVGVVKPDLGAVKFLDRDISRLPMHLRARLGIGYLTQEPSVFRKLTVEQNISAILETCKMTSAERKVRLKYLLEELDLTRVSKSMAYTLSGGEKRRLEITRALVTSPKLLLLDEPFNGIDPIAVYEVQKNVRRLKERGLGILITDHHVREILNVVDRAYLIHKGEVVYQGAAQKMLEDPKAREIYLGPEFNM; this is translated from the coding sequence ATGCAAACAGATCCAGCGGCGGCTCCGACGTCCGTTTCGAGCGGGCAAATTTTGCTGACGACCGACAAGCTCGTGAAGGAGTATCGCGGGCGCCGCGTGGTGAACGGAGTTTCGATCCGGGTGGATGCGGGAGAAATCGTCGGGCTATTGGGGCCGAATGGCGCGGGCAAGACGACGACGTTCAATATGGTCGTAGGCGTGGTGAAACCGGACCTGGGCGCGGTGAAATTTTTGGACCGGGACATTTCGCGTTTGCCGATGCATTTGCGTGCGCGGCTGGGGATCGGTTATTTGACGCAGGAACCTTCGGTCTTTCGTAAGCTGACGGTGGAGCAAAATATCTCGGCGATTTTGGAGACGTGCAAGATGACGTCGGCGGAGCGTAAGGTGCGCTTGAAATATCTGCTCGAAGAATTGGATTTGACGCGGGTGTCGAAGAGCATGGCCTACACGCTGAGCGGCGGCGAAAAACGGCGGCTCGAAATCACGCGCGCGCTGGTGACGAGCCCGAAGTTGCTGTTGCTCGACGAGCCGTTCAACGGGATTGATCCGATCGCGGTTTATGAGGTGCAGAAAAATGTGCGCCGGTTGAAGGAGCGCGGCCTGGGGATATTGATCACGGACCATCATGTGCGGGAAATTTTGAATGTGGTGGACCGCGCGTACCTGATTCACAAGGGCGAAGTGGTGTATCAAGGCGCGGCGCAAAAGATGTTGGAAGATCCGAAGGCGCGGGAGATCTATCTGGGGCCGGAGTTTAATATGTAA
- a CDS encoding LptA/OstA family protein, which produces MALAAAVGIAVEKLLAQSTPQISISEGMVQQVPYDPPNESHIKYEIRFSDLTPHGEGKELVKNMILKQFALTGGAPQMVAEAPECLMDPKTKEFSSAGPLKVHAQEGKVFIEGRGFEFLQNDSVLVISNDAHSIIDNQTGTNLPVKTEIFSRHARFEMKTDATNGTAVYERDVHVKDPRIDLTSDYLFADLPRSGKGQSNRLSYIVAKTNVVMDFLNPQGERSHATAEKAVYNSRDANGATNDLLELTGNPRVTLTNGWMTADLFLVNRATGALQGQDNFHFHYLPQIMAGKTNTEEADIYADRFDYDMGTRVAKFNSVWGHVRVRDTRMKLDCDQLVANLPKAQSGANHFDHIVADKDVTMDFPDEKTGQNIHATGQKAVYDFKVANGRTNEVLDLTGEPALETEKYSARMTADRIHVDSGLGTIRGIGHQHSTLKKKPDEPATMDTDVFSEELESFMDTGLSIYSGGVRAFDPEMNLTSEKLTVKSVRGTKGSKGHLDNIVAEGNVAIDFVSEPFSATNIVNLQTFALRLKQPGDFDEVGQFVSGQLTPPTKALLGKYSGGTNEASGLKGVLAAELNRIAKSENVYESNRFDHVVLSKDTIALMNEHPMGVDRVELNRLLLLDAFPGEIERGEQGEKTHATGDRAMFAYVPMGATTNRVLDLTGHPRLDKPDLWVTADDAIVFDQTTGVSRYVGQPHFHLKFGGFTGLKTPNAEKKQPEKKQP; this is translated from the coding sequence ATGGCGCTGGCGGCGGCGGTGGGCATCGCCGTGGAGAAATTACTGGCGCAATCCACGCCGCAAATCTCGATCTCCGAAGGCATGGTGCAGCAAGTCCCCTACGATCCGCCAAACGAATCGCATATCAAATACGAAATCCGTTTCAGCGATCTTACGCCGCACGGCGAAGGCAAGGAGCTGGTCAAGAACATGATTCTTAAGCAATTCGCGTTGACGGGTGGCGCGCCGCAAATGGTAGCCGAAGCGCCGGAATGTTTGATGGATCCCAAGACGAAGGAATTCAGTTCGGCTGGGCCGTTGAAGGTGCATGCGCAGGAGGGGAAAGTTTTTATTGAAGGGCGGGGGTTTGAATTCTTGCAGAATGATTCGGTGCTGGTGATTTCGAACGACGCGCATTCCATTATTGATAACCAGACGGGAACGAACCTGCCGGTGAAGACGGAAATTTTTTCGCGCCATGCGCGGTTTGAGATGAAGACGGACGCGACAAACGGCACGGCGGTTTATGAGCGGGACGTGCACGTGAAAGATCCGCGGATTGATTTGACGAGCGATTATCTATTTGCGGATTTGCCGAGAAGCGGCAAGGGGCAATCGAACCGGCTGAGCTACATCGTGGCGAAAACGAATGTGGTGATGGATTTTTTGAATCCGCAAGGCGAGCGTTCGCACGCGACGGCGGAGAAGGCGGTCTATAATTCGCGCGATGCCAACGGCGCGACCAATGACCTGCTGGAATTGACGGGCAACCCGCGGGTGACCTTGACGAATGGCTGGATGACGGCGGACTTGTTTTTGGTGAATCGCGCGACGGGCGCATTGCAAGGGCAGGACAATTTTCATTTCCATTATTTGCCGCAAATCATGGCGGGAAAAACCAACACGGAGGAGGCGGACATTTATGCCGACCGTTTTGATTACGACATGGGCACGCGCGTGGCCAAATTCAACAGCGTATGGGGCCATGTCCGGGTGCGCGATACACGAATGAAACTCGATTGCGACCAGTTGGTCGCGAACCTGCCGAAGGCGCAGTCGGGCGCAAATCATTTCGATCACATCGTGGCGGACAAAGATGTGACGATGGATTTTCCGGATGAAAAGACCGGGCAAAATATTCACGCGACCGGGCAGAAAGCGGTTTATGATTTCAAGGTGGCGAACGGCAGGACGAATGAAGTGCTGGATTTGACCGGCGAACCCGCGCTGGAAACGGAAAAGTATTCGGCGCGGATGACGGCTGATCGCATTCATGTGGATAGCGGGCTCGGCACGATTCGAGGCATTGGGCATCAACATTCGACTTTGAAAAAAAAGCCAGACGAGCCCGCGACGATGGACACGGACGTTTTTTCGGAGGAATTGGAATCGTTTATGGACACGGGGCTCTCGATTTATTCGGGTGGGGTGCGGGCGTTCGATCCCGAGATGAATCTCACCAGCGAGAAACTCACGGTCAAATCCGTTCGCGGCACGAAGGGCAGCAAGGGGCATCTGGATAATATCGTGGCCGAAGGAAACGTGGCGATTGATTTTGTGAGCGAACCCTTTTCGGCGACTAATATCGTGAACTTGCAAACCTTCGCTTTGCGGCTGAAACAGCCGGGAGATTTTGACGAGGTGGGGCAATTCGTCAGCGGGCAACTGACGCCGCCGACGAAGGCGCTGCTGGGAAAATATTCGGGCGGAACGAATGAAGCATCAGGATTGAAGGGCGTGCTGGCGGCGGAGTTGAATCGCATCGCGAAAAGCGAGAATGTTTACGAGTCGAACCGGTTCGATCACGTGGTGTTGTCGAAGGATACGATTGCGCTGATGAACGAGCATCCGATGGGAGTGGATCGGGTGGAGTTGAACCGGCTCCTGTTGCTCGATGCGTTTCCGGGCGAGATTGAGCGCGGCGAGCAGGGCGAAAAAACCCATGCCACGGGTGATCGCGCGATGTTCGCTTATGTGCCGATGGGCGCGACGACGAATCGCGTGTTGGACTTGACGGGACATCCACGGCTCGACAAGCCGGATTTATGGGTCACGGCGGACGATGCGATTGTTTTTGACCAGACGACTGGGGTGAGCCGATATGTCGGCCAGCCACATTTTCATTTGAAGTTTGGCGGGTTCACCGGATTGAAAACGCCGAACGCGGAAAAGAAGCAGCCGGAAAAAAAACAACCGTGA
- a CDS encoding HAD hydrolase family protein produces MVYTNDELNARLAKVKLFLCDVDGILTDASVFIGLDQEIKRFHIRDGLGLVMLRHAGIKIGWVSKRPSLATTRRAEELKIDFLEQSKGSKVEIIENLLLKTKLTWEQVSYMGDDIVDLGVLRRAGFAATVADATDEAKAVSHYVTRADGGRGGVREVIDMLLKAQGLWDKLVAGESA; encoded by the coding sequence ATGGTTTACACGAACGATGAACTGAACGCGCGGCTCGCGAAGGTGAAACTTTTTTTGTGCGACGTGGATGGAATTTTAACCGACGCGTCGGTGTTCATCGGTTTGGATCAGGAGATCAAGCGGTTTCATATCCGCGATGGGTTGGGTCTGGTGATGTTGCGGCACGCGGGAATTAAAATTGGGTGGGTTTCAAAACGGCCATCGCTGGCGACGACGCGGCGGGCGGAGGAATTGAAGATTGATTTTCTCGAACAGAGCAAAGGCAGCAAAGTGGAGATTATCGAAAACCTTTTGCTGAAGACCAAGCTGACCTGGGAACAGGTGAGTTACATGGGCGATGACATAGTGGATTTGGGCGTGCTGCGGCGCGCGGGTTTCGCGGCGACGGTGGCGGACGCGACCGACGAGGCGAAGGCGGTATCGCATTACGTGACGCGGGCGGACGGCGGGCGCGGCGGGGTGCGCGAGGTGATTGACATGCTGCTCAAGGCGCAGGGGCTTTGGGACAAACTCGTGGCGGGGGAATCGGCGTGA
- the kdsA gene encoding 3-deoxy-8-phosphooctulonate synthase — MLNDSTIWKSLSSPRQFTLIGGPCAIESEALCLKVAASLKKTCAKLGINYIFKASYDKANRTSNQSFRGLGLDEGLEILGRVRAKMEVPVLTDVHTEAQVAAAARVVDVLQIPAFLCRQTDLIVAAAKTGRIVNIKKGQFLSPLEMGQVVKKAESAGGKKIAVTERGTTFGYNNLVADMRSIPIMRKFGYPVIFDATHSVQLPGGGGDKSSGQREFAPVLARCAVAAGATGVFIETHPNPDVALSDGPNMIPLAAMPKLLAELVKLHELVR; from the coding sequence GTGTTAAATGATTCCACGATTTGGAAATCCCTGAGTTCACCCCGCCAATTCACTTTGATCGGCGGGCCGTGCGCGATTGAAAGCGAAGCGCTTTGCCTGAAGGTGGCGGCCTCGCTGAAAAAAACCTGCGCGAAGCTCGGGATCAATTACATTTTCAAGGCGAGCTACGACAAAGCGAACCGGACTTCAAACCAATCGTTTCGCGGGCTTGGTCTGGACGAAGGTTTGGAAATTCTCGGCCGCGTACGCGCAAAAATGGAAGTGCCGGTGCTCACGGATGTCCATACCGAAGCGCAAGTGGCAGCGGCGGCGCGGGTCGTGGACGTGCTGCAAATACCGGCATTTCTTTGCCGGCAGACGGATTTGATCGTCGCGGCGGCGAAGACGGGACGCATCGTGAACATCAAGAAGGGACAATTTTTATCGCCGCTCGAAATGGGGCAGGTTGTGAAGAAGGCGGAGAGCGCGGGCGGAAAAAAAATCGCGGTGACGGAGCGCGGCACGACGTTCGGCTACAATAATCTCGTCGCCGACATGCGCTCGATTCCCATCATGCGCAAGTTCGGTTACCCGGTGATTTTTGACGCCACCCATTCGGTGCAGTTGCCGGGCGGCGGCGGCGACAAGTCGAGCGGGCAACGGGAATTCGCGCCGGTGCTGGCGCGGTGCGCAGTCGCGGCGGGCGCGACGGGCGTGTTCATCGAGACGCATCCGAACCCGGACGTGGCGTTGAGCGACGGGCCGAACATGATCCCGCTGGCGGCGATGCCGAAGTTGCTCGCCGAGTTGGTGAAGTTGCACGAGTTGGTGCGGTAG
- a CDS encoding ABC transporter permease: MSEPATTPAPEIAQSPAVKHLSLNEKAWRRFKRHRPAVISAWFLLALIIVVLAWPLVLKTAQMSGAKGKAFAMKYDPDTLSDESFVPPSWEHWCGTDVHGRDLLSRILYGAQVSLLVGAVGASVSLIIGVLWGAIAGYLGGRWDDVLMRIVDVLYSLPSIIFVIVLITTLEGRVKNLIDYFNSPALSDLTRLLFLFIGLGAVSWLNMARIVRGQVLSLRQRAFVEASRTMGAGHRHILARHILPNVFGVVIVYLTLTVPAIILYESFLSYLGLGIQQPMASWGSLIAEGAGQINIIRVYWWLLVFPGLALVSSLLALNFLGDGLREAWDVRADR; encoded by the coding sequence ATGAGTGAGCCGGCCACGACACCCGCGCCCGAAATCGCGCAAAGCCCGGCGGTCAAGCATCTCAGCCTGAACGAAAAGGCGTGGCGTCGCTTCAAGCGGCATCGCCCGGCGGTGATCAGCGCGTGGTTTTTGCTGGCGTTGATAATCGTGGTGCTCGCGTGGCCGCTGGTTTTGAAAACGGCGCAGATGAGCGGGGCAAAAGGAAAAGCGTTCGCGATGAAATACGATCCCGATACTTTATCCGACGAATCCTTCGTGCCGCCGAGTTGGGAACATTGGTGCGGGACGGACGTGCATGGGCGCGATTTATTGTCCCGCATTCTTTACGGCGCGCAGGTGTCGCTGCTGGTGGGCGCGGTCGGGGCGAGCGTGAGCTTGATCATCGGCGTGTTGTGGGGCGCGATCGCGGGTTACCTCGGCGGACGCTGGGACGACGTGCTGATGCGCATCGTGGACGTGTTGTATTCGCTGCCCTCGATTATTTTTGTGATTGTGCTCATCACGACGCTGGAGGGGCGCGTTAAAAACCTCATAGACTATTTCAATTCACCCGCGCTGTCGGATCTCACGCGCTTGCTTTTTCTGTTCATCGGACTCGGCGCGGTTTCATGGCTCAACATGGCGCGCATTGTTCGCGGGCAAGTGTTGAGTTTGCGGCAACGCGCGTTTGTCGAGGCGAGTCGCACGATGGGCGCGGGGCATCGGCACATCCTGGCGCGTCATATTCTGCCGAATGTTTTTGGTGTCGTGATCGTTTATCTCACGCTCACCGTGCCCGCGATCATCCTCTACGAATCCTTTCTCAGCTATCTCGGTTTGGGCATCCAGCAACCGATGGCAAGTTGGGGCTCGCTCATCGCCGAAGGCGCGGGACAGATCAATATCATCCGCGTCTATTGGTGGCTGCTTGTGTTTCCCGGCCTGGCTTTGGTGTCGTCGCTGCTCGCGCTGAATTTTCTCGGCGATGGCTTGCGCGAAGCGTGGGATGTGCGCGCCGACCGCTAA
- a CDS encoding ABC transporter permease yields MYFLRRLLMSIPLLLVISFLSFGLLHLAPGGPFDRDRKPATPDVERNIKRKYHQDDPFWKQYLRYLGVGYDREANGKIHWFEGGLIRGDFGPSYIYRDHTVNDIIVQGLPVSLSLGFMAFGFALGIGLPLGFFTAVQRGKWGDYAGSFFAVLVVCIPGLVIGPVLVVVFAIHFRWFPVALWETPWHAVLPMIALGLYFAGRVARLMREGMLNVMQSEFITAARAKGMSETTLLLKHGVRIAILPVLSYSGPLLADLLTGSFVIENIFQIPGLGTPIVNGSLNRDYPVVVGLVILYAVLLIALNLLVDLAYMMLDRRVKYE; encoded by the coding sequence ATGTATTTTTTGCGACGCCTGCTCATGTCCATCCCGTTGTTGCTGGTGATCAGCTTTCTCTCGTTCGGGTTGCTGCATCTCGCGCCGGGCGGGCCGTTCGACCGCGACCGCAAACCCGCCACGCCCGATGTCGAGCGCAACATCAAACGTAAATATCACCAGGACGATCCGTTCTGGAAACAATACCTGCGCTACCTCGGCGTCGGTTACGACCGCGAGGCGAATGGAAAAATCCACTGGTTCGAGGGCGGATTGATCCGCGGCGATTTCGGACCCTCGTATATTTATCGCGATCACACCGTCAACGACATCATCGTCCAGGGCTTGCCGGTTTCGCTGTCGCTGGGGTTCATGGCCTTTGGATTCGCGCTGGGCATCGGGTTGCCGCTGGGATTTTTTACCGCGGTGCAGCGCGGCAAATGGGGCGATTATGCGGGAAGTTTTTTTGCGGTGCTCGTCGTGTGCATTCCTGGGCTCGTGATCGGGCCGGTGCTCGTCGTGGTGTTCGCGATTCATTTCCGCTGGTTCCCGGTCGCGCTGTGGGAAACGCCGTGGCACGCGGTGTTGCCGATGATTGCGCTCGGGCTGTATTTCGCGGGGCGCGTCGCGCGCCTGATGCGCGAGGGCATGCTGAACGTGATGCAATCGGAATTCATCACCGCCGCGCGCGCCAAAGGCATGAGCGAAACCACGCTGCTGCTCAAGCACGGCGTCCGCATCGCGATCTTGCCGGTCCTGTCTTATTCCGGCCCGCTGCTCGCGGACCTGTTGACGGGCTCGTTCGTCATCGAAAATATTTTTCAAATTCCCGGCCTCGGCACCCCAATCGTGAACGGCTCCCTCAACCGCGATTATCCCGTCGTCGTCGGGCTCGTGATTCTTTATGCCGTTTTGTTGATTGCGTTGAACCTGCTCGTGGACCTCGCCTACATGATGCTCGACCGGAGGGTGAAGTATGAGTGA
- a CDS encoding peptide ABC transporter substrate-binding protein, whose protein sequence is MNLPTNPPLPRRRFRRIPKAAALLVCGFSLLFTDCVRREPRADIVIVNGIEPETLDPALVLGVSEGRIVSGLFEGLTRVNPKTALPDPGLASHWEISPDGRIYTFHLRTNLVWSTGEPITSADVVYSWIRALKPETASEYAGQLFYLKNAEDFNSGKIKDPNLVGVHAIDPYTVRVELTNPTAFFLDLCAFPTLEVVPRQTIEKYGDKWIMAKPLPSSGPYEMMFWHLNDRIRLRKNPRYWDAANTRIEVADFLPLGSPITALNLYETGGVDLVWDKDLVPTELLDVLMKRPDFHSYTILGTYFIRCNTTRKPFNDVRVRQALGYAIDRERITKKITRAGEVPATHFTPPGIGHYHAPEGLGYDPDKARKLLAEAGYPGGKGFPRFTYMFNASAGGASLIHAKIAVELQQMWRDTLGIDMELRQVEWKVYLSDENKLDYDTSRDSWIGDYNDPDTFLNLFMTDGGNNRTGWGDPHYDDLIRSADKENDPAKRQKYLYEAESILLTNGPVIPIFYYVGFNYYHTNIIHGIYENVLDNHPLNAIWKTPATPTKH, encoded by the coding sequence ATGAATTTGCCGACGAACCCGCCTCTGCCACGGAGGAGGTTTCGTCGCATACCGAAGGCTGCCGCGCTGTTGGTTTGCGGCTTCAGCCTGCTCTTCACGGATTGCGTCCGGCGTGAACCGCGCGCGGACATCGTCATTGTCAACGGCATCGAACCCGAAACGCTCGACCCCGCGCTGGTGTTGGGCGTCTCCGAGGGAAGAATTGTTTCCGGGCTGTTCGAGGGTTTGACGCGCGTGAATCCCAAGACCGCGCTGCCCGACCCGGGACTCGCTTCGCATTGGGAAATTTCACCGGACGGCCGCATCTACACATTCCATCTCCGTACAAATCTCGTCTGGTCCACCGGCGAACCTATCACCTCGGCAGACGTCGTCTATTCGTGGATTCGCGCGTTGAAACCGGAAACCGCCAGCGAATACGCCGGACAACTTTTCTACCTCAAGAACGCCGAGGATTTTAACTCGGGCAAAATCAAAGACCCGAACCTGGTCGGCGTACATGCGATTGATCCCTACACGGTGCGGGTGGAACTCACCAATCCCACCGCGTTTTTTCTCGATCTGTGCGCCTTTCCCACTCTCGAAGTCGTGCCGCGGCAGACGATTGAAAAGTACGGTGACAAATGGATCATGGCCAAGCCGCTGCCTTCAAGCGGTCCTTACGAAATGATGTTCTGGCACCTCAACGACCGGATCCGCTTGCGGAAAAATCCGCGTTACTGGGACGCTGCGAACACCCGGATCGAGGTGGCGGATTTTCTGCCGCTGGGTTCGCCGATCACAGCGTTGAATCTTTACGAAACCGGCGGTGTGGACCTGGTGTGGGACAAGGACCTCGTGCCGACGGAATTGCTCGACGTGCTGATGAAGCGCCCCGACTTTCACAGCTACACGATTCTCGGGACTTATTTCATCCGCTGCAACACGACGCGGAAACCGTTCAACGACGTGCGGGTGCGGCAGGCGCTCGGCTACGCGATTGACCGCGAGCGCATCACCAAAAAAATCACGCGCGCGGGCGAAGTGCCCGCCACGCATTTCACGCCGCCGGGCATTGGTCATTATCACGCGCCGGAAGGCTTGGGTTACGATCCCGACAAGGCGCGCAAGCTCCTCGCCGAGGCGGGTTATCCGGGCGGCAAAGGTTTTCCGCGTTTCACTTATATGTTCAACGCTTCCGCCGGCGGCGCATCGCTGATCCACGCGAAGATCGCGGTGGAACTGCAACAGATGTGGCGTGACACACTGGGCATTGACATGGAATTGCGGCAGGTGGAATGGAAAGTCTATCTCTCCGACGAAAACAAACTCGACTATGATACGAGCCGCGATAGTTGGATCGGCGATTACAACGACCCCGACACCTTTCTCAATTTGTTTATGACCGACGGCGGCAACAACCGCACCGGCTGGGGCGATCCGCATTACGACGATTTGATCCGCTCCGCCGACAAGGAAAACGACCCGGCGAAGCGGCAGAAGTATTTGTATGAGGCGGAAAGCATCCTCCTCACAAACGGCCCGGTCATCCCGATTTTTTATTACGTGGGTTTCAATTATTACCACACGAACATCATCCACGGCATCTACGAGAACGTGCTCGACAACCATCCGCTGAACGCGATTTGGAAAACGCCGGCCACCCCAACCAAACATTGA
- the secG gene encoding preprotein translocase subunit SecG translates to MTILTVLFTLLLLVDCVFLGLLILIQLPKKEAGAGVAFGGGTTDALFGAGSGTALTSLTKYASAAFFVLVFVLSVLNTHASHSSADALKRSLEKQSALPPVSTTAPAPSSTPAPAPASSAAPAMPLMISTNGAAPTNHPAK, encoded by the coding sequence ATGACTATTTTGACTGTGCTATTTACATTATTGTTGCTGGTGGATTGTGTGTTCCTCGGACTGCTGATCCTGATTCAACTGCCCAAGAAGGAAGCCGGCGCGGGGGTGGCATTCGGCGGCGGCACCACGGACGCGCTGTTCGGCGCGGGTTCCGGCACGGCGCTGACCAGTCTCACCAAATACGCTTCGGCCGCATTTTTTGTATTGGTGTTCGTGCTTTCGGTCTTGAACACGCACGCGAGCCATTCGAGTGCGGACGCCCTCAAGCGCTCGCTCGAAAAACAATCGGCCCTGCCGCCGGTTTCAACGACTGCTCCGGCGCCGTCCTCGACTCCGGCGCCCGCACCCGCGAGCAGCGCCGCCCCAGCGATGCCGCTGATGATTTCCACCAACGGCGCCGCGCCAACCAATCACCCGGCCAAATAA
- the tpiA gene encoding triose-phosphate isomerase, which yields MDKERKLIIAGNWKMHKTVAEALSFVRDLKLETGSVKEADIVICPPFTALSEVSKVVLNSNLRLGAQNMNEHNSGAFTGEIAAGMLKEFSVRYVILGHSERRHILGEKDDFICKKTHAAHAASIKPIVCVGETQAEREANQTEEVLETQVRGSLAGLSKAQMEETIVAYEPVWAIGTGHTATPAQAQKEHQFIRKLLASIFDETVARRVRIQYGGSVKPANARELMSLPDVDGALVGGASLEARSFADIIKNSI from the coding sequence ATGGATAAGGAACGCAAACTCATCATCGCCGGCAACTGGAAGATGCACAAGACCGTGGCCGAGGCGCTGTCGTTCGTGCGCGATCTCAAGCTGGAAACCGGCAGCGTTAAGGAAGCGGACATCGTGATCTGCCCGCCATTCACCGCGCTCAGCGAAGTTTCCAAGGTGGTGCTCAATTCCAATCTGCGCCTCGGCGCGCAGAACATGAACGAGCACAACTCCGGCGCATTCACCGGCGAAATCGCCGCGGGGATGTTGAAGGAATTTTCCGTCCGCTATGTGATCCTTGGCCATTCCGAACGCCGCCATATTCTTGGCGAGAAGGACGATTTCATTTGTAAGAAAACGCATGCGGCCCACGCGGCTTCCATCAAGCCCATCGTATGCGTCGGTGAAACTCAGGCGGAACGCGAGGCGAACCAGACCGAGGAAGTTTTGGAAACGCAGGTGCGCGGCAGCCTCGCCGGTCTTTCCAAGGCGCAGATGGAGGAAACCATCGTGGCCTACGAACCGGTTTGGGCCATCGGCACCGGCCACACGGCCACGCCCGCGCAGGCGCAGAAGGAACATCAATTCATTCGCAAGCTGCTTGCGAGTATTTTTGATGAAACTGTCGCCCGCCGCGTGCGCATCCAATATGGTGGCAGCGTCAAACCCGCGAATGCGCGTGAACTGATGAGCCTGCCCGACGTGGACGGCGCGCTGGTCGGCGGCGCTTCGCTTGAAGCCCGCAGTTTTGCTGATATTATCAAGAATTCGATTTAA